gcaggtttaaaaatatatacttctgtgtattgattttaagaaaggcattgatgtttatggttaggtacacgttggagcaacgatacgcaccgcatcgattatatgcaatgcaggacacgctagataaactagtaatatcatcaaccatgtgtagttaactagtgattatgattgattgattgattttaataagataagtttaatgctagctagcaacttaccttggcttactgcattcgcgtaacaggcagtctcctcgtggagtgcaatgtaattagttggttagagcgttggactagttaactgtaaggttgcaagattgaatccctcgagcggacaaggtaaaaatgtccttctgcccctgaacgaggcagttaacccaccgttcctaggccgtcattgaaaataagaatgtgttcttaactaacttgcctagttaaataaagattaaataaaggtgtacattttgtatttttttaatacagtgtccaaaaatgtcgattgttatgaaaacttgaaatcggccctaattaatcggccattctgattaatcggccgacctctataATATACACAACACCTGAAATAAGAATGAATAAGTGATAGGCAGTAGTGGGATGTCACTACCGTCATGGGACTTTAATTTAAAGATTATTTTATCAAACCAACTCACCTCAAAAGGCACTATTTGCTCCGCGTTACTCTCCCCTTTCTATCCCCTCAGACAtcttcctttccttctcctccctaCGCCTCCTGGCCCCTCCCATCCGGCTGGTCTCTGCTGCCATGTGGAAGGTGATGAAGCAACGCGATGTGATGCATTATGGGACGCTGGAGGAGTTTGTGACATCCTGCTGTGAGACTGTCCCTGGCCTGCTCACATCTAGACACCAGGCCAAGCTGGCTCTGGGGCTGAGATCACGGGTGTGTGTGGAGGATGATATTGTTGACCCATGGCCATAAGTCTTTAAACAGTTGTGTTGTAGAAAAAATGGGTTGCATTCATTTGGCACCAAATGGTTGAaaacctgaacttgtccaataagaaaagcTCAATTTTGTTTTCCGTTGCAACTTAATGAATATTACCCTGTATGTGCTTCCACTGTCAGACTGTTCAGTCCTTAATTATGTCTCTGGCCATTTGTAGCTGATCTTAGAGCTGTGCAATGGCTCAGACCCACCAGATCCAGCGGTTATCCTTACCCAGCTGGAAAGAATCCGTGGCCCCAACCCGTCCTCTGCCCTGGTGAGTGACAGTCAGTTCTCTGTACTGCAAGATGGGTGTGGTATTTGAATGGTCTTTCATCACTTCACTGCTTTGTAGCCTAGGAATGATTTAGTGAGAAATACAGTATGCTTGCTGTAAGTGATGTCTCTGTATTCCTATGTTGCAGAAAAAGGATGTGAAGATTGAAACAGCAGTGACCAACCTCCGGGACCTGGTTGAAAGCTTTCTGAaagaccccacagagagagaactattcTACAAGGTCAGGCTGGCTTTGTTTTTTGACTCAGCAGCTtttcggggcggcaggtagcctagctgttagaGAGGCAAGCCAGCAACAGGAGGGCTGTCCTGTCGAATCCCGGGGCCGACCGAAAATATCAGTCATGAAGTGAGCTGGCCAACCGGAGGGTTGCTGGTGTCAAATCCTAGATTGCATTGTCTactgttgtgcccttgagcaagccaCTTAACCCCCCACAACAACAGCTGCCCGGGCACCCAGtgtggcagccccccacacctctccccCCAAAACactatgtatgtgtgtcttttagaggggttgggttaaaacagGAAGTAACATTTTGGTTGGACCTTGTGCGTAAATTAACAATAAAGTTATCTTAATTAGAGACAATCACTGTAGCCTCATACTACCATCCTGGTCTCGCAAGCTTACATTCTGTTTCGCTATGGTCGTACGAGGCTACATCCACTGAGCAAATCTCaaattctctgtccccctctcgtCTACCCCATACAGGTGGAGTTTCTGTCAGAGTATGGGCCTCAGTTTGACCAGGAGCTGGAGAAACTGCTGTGGGAGTTCCTGCTCCGACTGGACCAGCTTCTCCCAGTGCCCAACCTGGCTCAGACGGTGTCGTGGCTCACTGCTGCCCCTCCTGTCCTGGAGGAGTGTGCACAGGCTGCTTCCCAACCCCAGCTCCTGAGGACCCTGCTCCAGCACCAGATCTGCCTGGGACACCTGGATTCTGCAGGTGGGTCTACATAGGGCGCGTTCCAGGCCGACTATATTGCAGTCGCCAGCCAGATTTCACAACGCCTGGGATAGATTTTTAAGATATCGGCTAACCTCATCTCTTTTGTTACCTCctatcagctcctctctctccgtgtATGGGCGACTACctcctctcatcactctctctccctccctctggaagAGTGCAGCAAAGCGTCAAATCAAGATCTAAGCCTGCCTCGGTTTCCACCCCAAGCCCTCTGTCTTTAACCCCATTAACTGATTACAGACAAACAAACTTGTCATTGCCCGTCGCACCTGTGATTGGCGGGATTTGCAACGAAGACCTTCCAGTCATGGCTTCAGCCAATAAGAGGGCAAGAACTTTCCAGGAAGATGTTGTTATCCAATCGGTTTCAAGGGATGTGGAGGAGGACGCTGAGTCAACAGAGAGGTCAAAATATACATGGGTCAAAAGCAGAGAAGAGGAATCCGAAGAGGACGAGGAGATCATGGTcatgagaagagggaggaagaggaggagtgtgagagacagagggagtgaaagagTGCTCCGGAGTGGGTGTGGGGGGGAGTTTgttagagatggagagactgagagtgACCTTCTTAGGGACTGTTTGGTCCAGTTGGGGATTGCAAACCTCAAGGTTCCGGAAGACCATCGCCTCTATTCTTACATCACAGCCTGTCTGCTCAACAAACCCAGGGTGCTCATCCCCCGACTGATTTCAACAGACATCCCTGCTCTTTTGAAGTCGCAACCTCCTTCCTGCAGCAATGGGACACCAACAGCAGGGGAAGGGAGCTCTCTATGGGGACAGAGGCCCAAGTTGCCGGCGATAACGGCATGTCGGCTTCCTTCGACCTGGCAACGGAAGTTGAGTGACAGGTCATTGACCCTAGATATGGGGTTTCCAGCATCAGCTGACAAAGAGTAAGATAAATACAGGTGCTGATTTAAACAACCAAGGATACTTTCCTATACTAGCCTGGTTGCCAGATCTGGCTGTGCTTTCTTTAGTAAAATGATGTTGTTCATTCATCGTTCCATACGTTCATCATCTCATACATGTAAGTGGAATGATGGCACACAACTGTAATTGTTTAAATCAGCAACGGATCGAGCAATCAGGCTAGTCAAATACCCACTAGTActacagttttttattttttttaattgcttTTATgctattttcacaagtatgtcGTGAATTTTCAAAAGGCTTCGTACAAAACTTCGAACTGGTAACACTTGTAACGCAGAAAGTCTCATATTCAAAACTTCATTCTAAGTTCATTTTGAAGAAAACTTTCACCACACAAGGTGCTACACCTACAAGGAGCTACACCTACAAGGAGCTACACCTACAAGGAGCTACACCTACAAGGTGCTACACCTACAAGGTGCTACACCTACAAGGTGCTACACCTACAAGGTGCTACACCTACAAGGTGCTACACCTACAATACAAGGTGCTACACCTACAAGGTGCTACACCTTGAATTTCTCTCCTATGTGGAAGCTAGGTGAAAATAAACTTGGACTTAATGCGGGCCAAACTAAATCTGTTCTCTAATTCACTGATACATTTATGATGGTCTACATATTCACTCTTTGGATGGCTCGTATCATCAAGTGGGTTCCCACCTATAAATATCTCAGTGTCTGGACTGATAAATATCTGAGCGTCTGGATTGATAAATATCTGAGCGTCTGGATTGATAAATATCTGAGCGTCTGGATTGATAAATATCTGAGCGTCTGGATTGATAAATATCTGAGCGTCTGGATTGATAAATATCTGAGCGTCTGTGTTGATAAATATCTGAGCGTCTGGATTGATAAATATCTGAGCGTCTGGATTGATAAATATCTCAGTGTCTGGATTGATAAATATCTGAGCGTCTGGATTGATAAATATCTCAGTGTCTGGATTGATAAATATCTGAGCGTCTGGATTGATAAATATCTGAGCGTCTGGATTGATAAATATCTGAGCGTCTGGATTGATAAATATCTGAGCGTCTGGATTGATAAATATCTGAGCGTCTGGATTGATAAATATCTGAGCGTCTGGATTGATAAATATCTGAGCGTCTGGATTGATAAATATCTGAGCGTCTGGATTGATAAATATCTGAGCGTCTGGATTGATAAATATCTGAGCGTCTGGATTGATAAATATCTGAGCGTCTGGATTGATAAATATCTCTGTGTCTGGATTGATAAATATCTGAgcgttaaaaaaataaataaattaaacgtACAGATGCACTACACAAAGAGCTAAGATTTAAAGGGGTTTTCTTTTTAGAAATAGATCGTGCCTCTCCATGAACGGCAGGAAGCATATTGTACAGTCATCTTCTCTGCCAGTTCTTGACTACGGTGACACCATTTACCAGAATGCAGCAGCCACTACTCTTAAACCATCGAATGCCGTCTACCATAGCGCCCTTCGCTTTATTACAGGTGAGGGCTTTTTAATACtcatcactgcatcctgtatcagaAGGTCAGCAGGACCTTGGTTGGTTAATTCTTTGAGGTCCCACTTGTCTCCACAAACTTATTTTTTGTTGTGTATTTTACCCAATTTTTCTCAATTTCAATTCTGTTCACGATCCGGCTGTGTGAGAGCCTGGGATCGATAGGGCAGTTTAAAACTAAGTGTGCAATTGCTTTAATGAACTATTATTACTTGTTAAAATAGCCTGATGTGTTGTTTTGATTACATTTTTTGTCCCCAGGGCACAATTGCAAATGAGACACCAGTCTCAATTGGGCTCCCCTGAATAAAATACAAGTACTTAtttgaatgtatttttttctcCATACTCTGTATGATATGATCCTCTCACTGACTAGGTGATGTTGTGGGAACATTGGTGCAGTGACAGAATACCAGGGCCTGTCTGGTAGAGCATAGTATTATTGATGTATGGAATGTTAGTTAGGCTGAACTATGTAAGTGTGTTCTTTATTTCCATTTATGTAACTTTGTCCTTTGGTTGATTCCGTGTGCGACTGGTGGACGATACTGGGGTGGAATGAAGGTGGTAATGTAACACAAGT
The window above is part of the Oncorhynchus gorbuscha isolate QuinsamMale2020 ecotype Even-year linkage group LG21, OgorEven_v1.0, whole genome shotgun sequence genome. Proteins encoded here:
- the LOC124008247 gene encoding uncharacterized protein LOC124008247 isoform X1 gives rise to the protein MATKKSSEMDIFLSFSSLRLLAPPIRLVSAAMWKVMKQRDVMHYGTLEEFVTSCCETVPGLLTSRHQAKLALGLRSRLILELCNGSDPPDPAVILTQLERIRGPNPSSALKKDVKIETAVTNLRDLVESFLKDPTERELFYKVEFLSEYGPQFDQELEKLLWEFLLRLDQLLPVPNLAQTVSWLTAAPPVLEECAQAASQPQLLRTLLQHQICLGHLDSAAPLSPCMGDYLLSSLSLPPSGRVQQSVKSRSKPASVSTPSPLSLTPLTDYRQTNLSLPVAPVIGGICNEDLPVMASANKRARTFQEDVVIQSVSRDVEEDAESTERSKYTWVKSREEESEEDEEIMVMRRGRKRRSVRDRGSERVLRSGCGGEFVRDGETESDLLRDCLVQLGIANLKVPEDHRLYSYITACLLNKPRVLIPRLISTDIPALLKSQPPSCSNGTPTAGEGSSLWGQRPKLPAITACRLPSTWQRKLSDRSLTLDMGFPASADKENVNFSSNR
- the LOC124008247 gene encoding uncharacterized protein LOC124008247 isoform X2, with translation MWKVMKQRDVMHYGTLEEFVTSCCETVPGLLTSRHQAKLALGLRSRLILELCNGSDPPDPAVILTQLERIRGPNPSSALKKDVKIETAVTNLRDLVESFLKDPTERELFYKVEFLSEYGPQFDQELEKLLWEFLLRLDQLLPVPNLAQTVSWLTAAPPVLEECAQAASQPQLLRTLLQHQICLGHLDSAAPLSPCMGDYLLSSLSLPPSGRVQQSVKSRSKPASVSTPSPLSLTPLTDYRQTNLSLPVAPVIGGICNEDLPVMASANKRARTFQEDVVIQSVSRDVEEDAESTERSKYTWVKSREEESEEDEEIMVMRRGRKRRSVRDRGSERVLRSGCGGEFVRDGETESDLLRDCLVQLGIANLKVPEDHRLYSYITACLLNKPRVLIPRLISTDIPALLKSQPPSCSNGTPTAGEGSSLWGQRPKLPAITACRLPSTWQRKLSDRSLTLDMGFPASADKENVNFSSNR